The Hymenobacter sp. 5317J-9 genome has a window encoding:
- a CDS encoding YceI family protein: protein MKKFLLPALFAVAVLGAAPVASAQKNNSAKMATNAPAYALQPQLSTLGWEGKAVTHGHNGTMNFSSGELLVKGNAVVGGTVTVDMKSMKATDIKDAESHGKFVGHMSSDDFFGVATYPTSTFKIVSVAPIKGAAKDADNATITGDMTIKGVTQRISFPAKVGVKGDLASATGKVTIDRTKFGLKYGSKSFFESIGDKAIYDTFDLTFNVIAKKA, encoded by the coding sequence ATGAAAAAATTCCTGTTGCCCGCCCTGTTTGCTGTTGCCGTACTGGGCGCCGCCCCCGTTGCTTCGGCCCAAAAGAATAACAGCGCCAAAATGGCCACCAACGCCCCCGCCTACGCTCTGCAGCCGCAGCTGAGCACCCTGGGCTGGGAAGGCAAAGCCGTAACGCACGGCCACAACGGCACCATGAACTTCAGCAGCGGCGAGCTGCTGGTGAAAGGCAACGCCGTGGTGGGTGGCACCGTCACCGTCGACATGAAGTCGATGAAAGCCACCGACATCAAGGACGCCGAAAGCCACGGCAAATTTGTGGGCCACATGAGCAGCGACGACTTCTTCGGCGTGGCCACGTACCCCACTTCCACCTTCAAAATCGTGAGCGTGGCCCCCATCAAAGGCGCCGCCAAAGACGCTGACAACGCCACCATCACCGGCGACATGACCATCAAGGGCGTGACGCAGCGCATCAGCTTCCCCGCCAAAGTGGGCGTGAAAGGCGACCTGGCCTCGGCTACCGGCAAAGTGACCATCGACCGCACCAAGTTCGGCCTGAAATACGGCTCGAAGTCCTTCTTCGAGAGCATCGGCGACAAAGCCATCTACGACACCTTCGACCTGACCTTCAACGTCATTGCCAAGAAGGCTTAA